The DNA region GTCCTGGTGGAGCCCGGCCAAGCGCGAAACGGCCTAAACTGCCGCGCTAGCGGAACGGCGCACCGAGAACGGCGAGCGGACCCCGGCGAGCGCGACCGGCGACGGCAAACGGCAAACGGCAAACGGCAAACGGCAAACGGCAAACGGCAAACGGCAAACGGCAAACGGCAAACGGCAAACGGCAAACGGCAAACGGCAAACGGCAAACGGCAAACGGCAAACGGCAAACGGCAAACCACGACCGGAGACCACGCGCCGGCCGCGGGCCGACCAACGACGCACCAACGGCCGACCTAGACCCCGCCTGGCCGCCCACCCGCCTAAACGCCCACGCCGAACAACGCCATCGTCCCGAGAATCACGAACATCACCGCCGCGATGCCGTGCACCAGTTTGGTCGGAAGCCGATGAGCGAAACGGTCGCCGAGCAGGATCGCGGGCACGTTGGCGATCATCATGCCGAGCGTGGTGCCGGCCACCACGCCGAAGAAGTCATGAAAACGCGCGGCGAGGGCCACCGTCGCGATCTGCGTCTTGTCGCCCATTTCCGCGAGAAAGAACGTGACCACGGTCGCGCCGAACACGCCGAAGTGCGTGCGGCTGGTATTGGCTTCTTCGTCGTCGAGCTTGTCCGGAACGAGTATCCACAGCCCCATGCCGATGAACGACGCGGCCAATGCCCAGCGCATGATGGTCGGCGTGAGCAGCGAGCCGAGCC from Paraburkholderia aromaticivorans includes:
- a CDS encoding TMEM165/GDT1 family protein; amino-acid sequence: MDHAFLISTGAVALAEIGDKTQLLSLVLAARYRKPLPIILGVLAATLVNHACAGALGAWLGSLLTPTIMRWALAASFIGMGLWILVPDKLDDEEANTSRTHFGVFGATVVTFFLAEMGDKTQIATVALAARFHDFFGVVAGTTLGMMIANVPAILLGDRFAHRLPTKLVHGIAAVMFVILGTMALFGVGV